In the Acaryochloris sp. CCMEE 5410 genome, one interval contains:
- a CDS encoding DUF5895 domain-containing protein: MFSRKDRAFLGAFDRDSYNPEEVILKTRYLVYLVSRQKQLLHQSPLQFTAKGSLCGSFGEHYNQFHSK, translated from the coding sequence ATGTTTTCGCGCAAAGACCGGGCCTTCTTAGGAGCCTTTGATCGGGATAGCTACAATCCCGAGGAAGTGATTTTGAAAACCCGCTATTTGGTGTATTTGGTTAGTCGGCAAAAGCAACTTCTCCATCAGTCACCTCTGCAATTCACCGCGAAAGGCTCTCTATGTGGCTCCTTTGGTGAGCATTATAATCAGTTCCACTCCAAATGA
- a CDS encoding PPC domain-containing DNA-binding protein, with translation MDLEQVQELGSLNVFAVRLSPGTDVRQTIEEIAKREQISAGSILSAVGSLSRVQLRFANAKEPTELAGNMKFNFIWNP, from the coding sequence ATGGATTTAGAACAGGTTCAAGAACTAGGCTCTCTCAACGTTTTTGCGGTTAGATTATCCCCTGGTACAGATGTGCGTCAAACTATAGAAGAAATTGCTAAACGTGAGCAGATCAGCGCTGGTAGCATCTTGAGTGCAGTGGGCAGCTTGAGCCGCGTGCAGTTGCGATTTGCGAATGCCAAAGAACCTACAGAATTGGCTGGAAATATGAAATTTAACTTTATCTGGAACCCTTAG
- a CDS encoding DUF5895 domain-containing protein → MLNHEDPQQAGFFISADNAAAVNFQPTPEWQSHDAYFMSGALLWAIGASQLVWRFCDGLPVDVFAQRPGLLRSL, encoded by the coding sequence GTGCTCAATCATGAAGATCCCCAGCAGGCTGGATTCTTTATCTCTGCTGATAATGCGGCGGCAGTTAACTTCCAGCCCACCCCCGAGTGGCAATCCCATGACGCCTATTTCATGTCAGGGGCGTTGCTGTGGGCTATCGGAGCCTCACAGCTCGTATGGCGGTTCTGCGACGGTCTCCCTGTTGATGTTTTCGCGCAAAGACCGGGCCTTCTTAGGAGCCTTTGA
- a CDS encoding MgtC/SapB family protein, with the protein MGSAIGIERQWRQTRAVLKTNVLVCIGSSMFVMMSLMHAQDSSPTRVAAQIVSGVGFLGGGVILREGTSVRGLNTAATLWCSASVGTLVGGGFLFRLTWGQLRWCFPTW; encoded by the coding sequence TTGGGAAGTGCGATCGGTATCGAACGGCAGTGGCGACAGACTCGGGCTGTTCTAAAAACGAATGTTTTGGTCTGTATTGGCTCATCTATGTTTGTGATGATGTCGCTAATGCATGCTCAAGACTCTAGTCCAACCCGGGTGGCTGCTCAAATTGTTTCTGGAGTAGGCTTTCTAGGAGGGGGTGTCATATTAAGAGAAGGCACTAGCGTCAGAGGACTGAATACGGCAGCAACATTATGGTGTTCTGCCTCCGTTGGAACCCTTGTGGGAGGCGGCTTTCTTTTCCGGCTTACTTGGGGGCAGCTGCGGTGGTGTTTTCCAACCTGGTGA